From Tachysurus fulvidraco isolate hzauxx_2018 chromosome 10, HZAU_PFXX_2.0, whole genome shotgun sequence, one genomic window encodes:
- the slc49a3 gene encoding solute carrier family 49 member A3 produces the protein MEDGRDDSNSTQRKTALEFRLYKRRWFMLLVLCLLNCSNSVLWLTFAPVADQTAEHLHVTLDQVNWLSVVYMVVAIPLSFITTWMLDTWGLRPTMILGSWLNMAGGVLRVVGVLSYLPEYTHFPIVMAGQTLCSLAQPLVIFSPTKLAALWFPEHQRTTANMIASMSNPLGLLFVNIFSPLILSRTNSLFMLLLIYAIPAFVICCLATVGIQESVPPTPPSASADSSSSEPFLQGIKLLLKNKAYMILLVCFGSGIGIFTCFSTLLEQILCVKGYANDFAGLCGALFIVFGVLGAAILGYIVDKTKLFTECLKISMCLTSLACTMFAVVSQLRDQKIVIGLVCAFFGLFGFATYPVAMELSVECSYPVGEATSAGLVFISGQIQSIVYTMLLQALTTKMTDSSLSVCAAGDDASLSWMVPVLVMAGLCCLASCSFVIFFHTQYRRLNAEAEVAEKHSAETETQRVMNNSTDA, from the exons ATGGAGGATGGACGTGATGATTCTAACtccacacagagaaaaacagcGTTGGAGTTCAGACTGTATAAGAGAAGATGGTTCATGTTGCTGGTACTTTGCCTGTTAAACTGCTCCAATTCAGTG CTATGGCTGACATTTGCTCCTGTAGCAGATCAGACAGCAGAGCATCTGCATGTGACTTTGGACCAGGTCAACTGGCTCTCTGTGGTCTACATGGTGGTGGCCATCCCGCTGAGCTTCATCACCACATGGATGCTGGATACATGGGGACTACGGCCTACC ATGATTCTGGGTTCGTGGCTCAACATGGCTGGCGGTGTACTGAGGGTTGTGGGTGTTCTCAGCTATCTGCCAGAGTATACCCATTTCCCAATTGTGATGGCAGGACAGACTCTATGCTCTCTGGCTCAACCTCTGGTGATCTTCTCTCCAACCAAACTAGCAGCTCTGTGGTTTCCCGAGCACCAGCGCACTACAGCTAACATGATTGCCTCAATGT CAAATCCCCTTGGACTGCTTTTTGTTAATATCTTCTCGCCATTGATCCTTAGTAGAACCAACAGTCTTTTCATGCTG CTCCTTATATATGCTATACCTGCCTTCGTCATCTGCTGCCTAGCAACAGTAGGCATCCAGGAGAGTGTTCCCCCAACACCACCTTCTGCCAGTGCAGACTCCTCCAGCTCCGAACCTTTCCTACAAGGGATTAAACTG CTACTGAAAAATAAAGCCTACATGATCCTGCTGGTGTGTTTCGGCTCAGGCATCGGCATCTTCACCTGTTTCTCCACACTTCTCGAGCAGATTCTCTGCGTCAAGGGCTACGCAAAC GACTTTGCAGGTTTGTGTGGTGCTCTCTTCATCGTGTTTGGGGTGCTTGGAGCTGCTATCCTTGGCTATATTGTGGACAAAACAAAGCTGTTCACAGAATGCTTAAAAATCAGCATGTGCCTTACATCTCTGGCCTGCACCATGTTTGCAGTG GTTTCTCAATTAAGGGATCAGAAAATCGTAATTGGTTTAGTTTGTGCTTTCTTTGGCTTATTTGGATTCGCCACCTATCCGGTTGCCATGGAGCTGTCAGTCGAGTGCTCTTACCCTGTTGGAGAGGCGACGTCGGCAGGGCTCGTGTTTATTTCAGG GCAGATCCAGTCCATTGTGTACACAATGCTGTTACAGGCTCTGACGACAAAAATGACAGACTCCTCGCTGTCTGTGTGCGCTGCAGGAGATGATGCCAGCCTGAGCTGGATGG tgcctgTGCTGGTGATGGCTGGATTGTGCTGCTTAGCTTCCTGCTCCTTTGTCATCTTCTTCCACACACAATACAGAAGACTTAACGCAGAGGCCGAAGTTGCCGAAAAGCACTCAGCggaaacagagacacaaagagtGATGAACAACAGCACAGATGCATAA